The sequence below is a genomic window from Candidatus Poribacteria bacterium.
ATTTCGCAGCTATATTGATCACTGCTAACAAAATGTAAACACTACGTAGTTATTTGCTAAGAGTCTTTTGGTTCCCAGATGCTTCTTAACTTATAACTTATAACTTATAACTGACAACTATAAACAGATGTTAAATTACGGATTGGTAAGCACAGCAATAGGCGAAGATCGGGAGCAATTGACTGAAGGCGTGCAGCTCCTCGCGGAAATCGCACATAAGCATCGTGTTCCGGTCACGTGGGCAACAAACACCAAGTCTGTCCAATTTATCGCTAAGTTGCTCACGACATGGCACACGGAGAATGGTGATGCACCTTTGCTGGTACTTGATACCAAACCAATCTGGGATGCGAATTGGGAGACAGAACAGACAGCGAACCGAGGTAATAGTACAGAAGCTATGGCATCGCATCTCGTTACGATGCGGGAAAAACTACCAGAATATATCACCAGGGAATGGGAGCGGTTCAAGCGGGCGATACCTTGGGCAGAACCGAGTGTCGCTGGAGCAGCCTTCAAAAATGATGTTTTCCTCCATGCGCTTGAGCAGACCGGGTTTCGAGGACTTTGGGGGTATCACTGGAACCAAGCAGGTGTTGATGCTACAGATACACGGGCATCCAAAGCGGAACTCGACCGTGGTGGCTTTGGGTGCTTTTATCCGTTTGAGGCTTCAACCTCCATTGATACTATTGTGGCGCGAGATGACGCTACTGAAAACGATGCTAAGCCATTTAAGAAAATTGTTGGCATCCCATATTATACCGCTGCGCACCTCGCAGAAGATATTCATAATCTTCGGGCCGCGCTCTTAACAGAGACGGCGAAGAAGCATTACGATATTTATGTAAAAAGCACTGCATGGAATCAATGGCTCGGTTATGTTGAGCACATTGACCCTTTTACCGTCGCACAACTCGGACAAGACGGACTCGGACGGTTGGATGCCTATTTCGCGTACGTCGTTTCCGATAAGAACACAAAGCCGGTATTGCTTTCTGAAATCGTTGACGATTATGCAAACCGTTGCAAGCGTACTGAACCGACCGCTATTATAGAAACGGTTCCGACAACACAGAACGAAACTGATGCGCCAAAGTCGGCGTTAAGAATGTTCTATTACGACGCCGCATGCGAATTGACCTTCGCTGAAGGGAATATGGAGCCCATTGAAATCAAAAATTATACTGGCGAACGCGGGGCGCGGTCCGTCACACAAAAACCTGCGCTCACGGGATTTTCGCCGACGCGGCACCGGACAAAATTACATATCGCTATCACAGTAGAATCAACAAGGGCGATGCCTTACGGGATAACTGTTTGGGGTGACCATGATGGATTACAATTAACTGAGTCTAATGCCGATGATGTCAGATGGATCGGTGAACATCTACTTTTTATCCGTCTCACATTACAGCCCGGAAAAAACGAGTTTAACATTCAGTTGTCGATTTAATTTTTTATAGCGAACCGCGGACCGCGAACCGCTCTTCGCGATACGCGGTCCGCGGTTCGCGATACGCGGTCCGCTAAAACCCTGATAACTATTCAAAAGGAAGAAGATAATGGAAAAAGTATTGGGCCTCAGATGCCGCGAATGTGATAACACGTATCCAAAAGAACCGCTTCACGTTTGCGAATTCTGTTTTGGGCCACTGGAAGTAGACTATAACTATGAAGAGATACAGAAATCTATCTCAAGGCGTTCAATAGAAAATGGACCAGAAAACTTGTGGCGTTATGCCGACCTCCTGCCAATAGATGGGGAACCAACTGATGGCGACAACACAGGATTTACACCGCTCATTCGGGCTACAAATCTTGCCGATGCACTCGGTGTCAAAGAACTTTATATCAAAGACGATTCCGTCTGCCACCCGACACTCTCCTTCAAAGACCGCGTTGTAGCGATTGCTTTGAGTAAGGCGAAGGAATTCGATTTTGACACCGTTTCCTGTGCCTCTACCGGAAATCTTGCAAATGCTGTTGCTGCGCACGCCGCTATCGCAAAACTGAATTGTTTCCTCTTTATTCCGGCGGACCTTGAGGTCGGCAAAGTCGTTGCGTCCCTCGTTTATGCCCCCACCGTTGTGGGTATCACTGGAACTTACGACGAGGTCAACCGGCTCTGCAGTGAAATTGGAGGCGTTTATCCGTGGGCATTCGTCAATATCAATATCCGACCCTTTTATGCTGAAGGATCGAAAACGCTCTGCTTTGAAGTGCTCGAACAACTTGGATGGAAAGCACCTGCACATATTGTAGCACCTGCTGCTGGCGGTTCTCTCATCACAAAAATTGGTAAAGCAATTAAAGAATTTCATCTTTTGGGATTAATAGACAAACCGAACACCAAAATCCACGTCGCCCAAGCGGAGGGCTGTGGTCCCATCGTCAATACATACAAAGAAAATGGCGATTTTGTAAAACCTGTAAAACCGAATACGATCGCTAAATCACTCGCGATTGGTAATCCCGCCGACGGTATCTATGCCGTTGATACCGTCCGCAACTCCGGCGGGGTTGGTGAACACGCCACCGATCCTGAGATCGTAGAGGCGATCAAACTCCTCGCTGCAACAGAAGGTATCTTCACTGAGACCGCTGGTGGTGTTACGCTCGCCGCAACAAAAAAATTGATAGACAGCGGACACATTGGACGAGATGAATCGATAGTTATCGCTATCACTGGCAACGGACTCAAAACCATTGAGGCACTCCAAGATAAAACCGATAAACCCTATACCATTCCCCCGCAACTCAACGCTTTTCGGAAATTGATGACAGAGATTGATTAGACTTCAGTTGAAGATTGGCGGGTAATTAGGCGATAGGCTTGTTACCTTTCCTATTCAAAAGTGTTTAGACCTTTGCACACTGCTGGCTTTACTATATGGAGGGATGAAGGGCATGACACAACAAGAAATCCACGAGGTTGAGCAAGGGATACGTCCTCCAGAGAGTATCAAAATGACGTTGGAGGAGTTTCTTGAGTATGATGTAGAAGGATATGAATACGCTAACGGAGAATTAGTGCCAATGGCACCGCCATCAAGAGAACATGGTGAAATTAGTATCAATATTATTCGATACTTAGACGCGCATGTGTATCAGAATAAACTCGGCCGCTTGTACACGGCAGAGACAACATTTCAGGTTAGGGAACGGACGGTAAAACCGGATGTCGCCTTTGTTTCAACTGACCGATTGACCGGGGATAAAACAAAAGGTTTTTCTATACCCCCCGATTTGGCAGTTGAGGTTGTTTCTCCGTCAGATGTGCAGTCTCGTATTGCCGAAAAAGCACTCGCGTATTTAAAGGCAGGAACACCTCTCGTCTGGGTTCTGGAACCTGTTACCAAAACGGTAACGGTCTATCGTTCTGAGACGGACATTGAGACTCTCACGCGTGAGGATACACTCACCGGTGAGGATGTCGTCACCGGATTTTCCTGCCTGGTCGCACATCTGTTTGAATAGCGCACTCTACTATATGGATCCGGCAAAATGGAAACATTGCAGGGTATACTCGAACGTATCGTCTATGAAAACCCTGACACTGGTTACACAGTCGGGCGGCTCTCGGCGCGCGACCACGTCGAACTCATCACTGTCGTTGGTAACTTAGCATCTGTCAATCCAGGTGAAAGCCTTCTCCTCCAAGGCGAGTGGGTGGACAACGCAAAGTATGGTAGACAGTTCCAAATCGAGAAGTACGAAACCATCCTACCCGCAAATGTTGTCGGATTAAGGAAATACCTCGGCTCGGGATTAATCAAGGGCATCGGTCCGAAGATGGCGACACGCATCGTTCAAAAGTTCGGCATGGATACCATGGATATCATTGAGCATGCCCCTGAAAAGTTAGCGCGTATCCCTGGTATTGGACGACATCGAGTGAAAATCATCAAAGAAGCGTGGGAGGCACAGCGCGAAATTAAAAACGTTATGCTTTTCCTCCAATCCCACGATGTCAGCACAACACACGCCGCAAAGATTTACAAAACTTATGAAAACGACGCAATCGCTGTAGTCACGGAGAATCCGTATCGGCTCGCTGATGATATTTACGGCATCGGGTTTGTAACTGCCGACACAATCGCCCAAAAACTTGGCATAGATAAGGACGCGCCACACAGAGTGCAAGCGGGAATCAAATACGTTCTCAGCCAAAAGGCGGATGAAGGACACGTCTTTCAACACCACAACGAGCTTGTTGAGGCGTGTCAAACCATGCTTGAACAGGAAGCCGAAGCGATTGAAGATGGTATCCATGTCCTCACTCAAAAAGAAGAAGTGATGGTCCCCGACTTTACAGACCCAATGCACGCTAACGAACAGGTCAATGTAGGTGAACCACAGGAAGGATATGAAATTAGCAATCAGGAGAGTAGCGGTCAGCAAGATAGCGGTCAGCAGGAGGACTTTAGAGCAGACACAGCAGTTTTGCAGCCCACACCTGATAGCCGACAGCCGATGGTTTCCGACAGCCATTCCGCCATTTACCTTGCACCTTTTTACTACGCTGAACTCGGTGTCGCAAACCAGTTCTTAAGACTCCTATCTAACGAAGGACAAGACCTCAGTTACAGAGACACAAAAGCGTTGTCATTTACCACTGATGCAGTCCTTACCGAGTTAGAGCAGGAGATGGGGCTCCGTTTCGCACCGCAGCAACGCGAGGCGATCCGGACAGCGATGACAGCGCGGGCGATGATTCTCACTGGCGGCCCCGGCACTGGTAAAACGACAACGACCGTCGGGATGATTCGCCTGTTTGAATCACAAGGCAGGCACATCACCTTAACAGCACCCACCGGCCGAGCCGCGAAACGTCTCAGCGAAACAACCGGCGGTGAAGCCAAAACCATCCATCGGCTTCTTGAATTCTCTCCACAAAATAACGGATTTAAGCGAAATCGCCAGAACCCGTTGGACACAGATGTCGTCATCGTTGACGAAACATCTATGGTAGACCTTGTTCTGATGAATCGCTTGATGCAAGCCATCCGCCCGAGTACGACCCTCATCTTGATTGGCGATGTTGATCAGCTCCCCTCTGTCGGTGCGGGCAATGTTCTCAAGTCGCTCATTGATTCGCAGAAGATACCCGTTATTAAACTGACTGAAATATTCCGTCAGGCACAAGAAAGCATGATTGTCATGAACGCCCATCGCATCAACAAGGGTGATTTTCCAGAACTCACTGGCGAGGCTGACCGAAATTTCTTCTTCATAGAGGAGGAGGATCCAGACGAAATTGTTGAATTGATATGTTCTCTCATTTCTGATCGGCTACCGCAACACTACGACTACCATCCCATAGATGACATCCAACTCCTGTGTCCAATGCGACGCGGAGCACTTGGTACTGAAAGTCTCAACAAACGCCTTCAGGAAGTATTGAATCTTGAATATACTGCTCCAGCAACAATCCACCCGTTGGAGAAAGCGCGCTTTGGTCCTCGTGCCAGCAAGCAGGTATCGCAGTTTTCCGGTCGATCTCGCACGGCTGGCGGTTTCCGCATCGGCGATAAGGTGATGCAGGTCCGCAACAATTACGATTATGACGTGTTTAACGGCGATATCGGGAGGGTTGTCGCAATTGAGCACATTGACAAAAAAGTTCGCATCCAGTTCCCTGACAAGCAGGTGGCTTACGATACAGCAGACCTCGGCGAACTCGTCTTAGCCTATGCCACAACGATTCACAAAGCGCAAGGCAGTGAGTATCCCGCAGTTGTTATCCCCTTGCATACACAGCACTATCTCATGTTACAACGGAATCTCCTTTACACCGGTATCACCCGGGCAAAGGAGCGCGTTGTGATTGTTGGGACCAAACAGGCACTCGCTATTTGTATTCGTAATAATCAAGTGATGGAGCGGAACACTTACCTTGCCGAACGTCTTCAATAGCCATCATTCGTTAGTTATCAGGAAAGGACGATGCTTTTTTCTCAAAACTAACAACTTAATATCCTCTAAAAATTTGAAGGAGCAAAAGTATGAAGCGAATTACGCTATCTCTTATCGGTTTTCTCTTACTCTTCACACAACCCTTTGTGCATGCCGAGGTTACCCTGCCACGCGTTATCGGCAGCAACATGGTACTGCAACGCGACATGGAGGTTCCCATTTGGGGGTGGGCATCCGCAGGCGAAGAAATCACGATAACCTTCAGTGCCGAGGACGAAAGGAACGAATCCCTTTTCTCAACTACAGCGGTTGCTGACACAGGGGGCAACTGGCGCATCAAATTACCTGCGATGGCTGCAGGCGGCCCCTATATACTTAAAGTCAGCAGCAGTAACACCCTTGAATTGACGAACATCCTTTTCGGAGAAGTTTGGGTCTGCTCCGGGCAATCGAACATGCAGTGGTCTGTGAGTGCCTCAAAAGACAGTGAGGCAGAGATCGCCGCAGCGAACTATCCCAATATCCGACTGTTCTATGTACCGAGAGTCCCCTCAGGACTGCTTCAGAATGATGTAGAAGCGGACTGGGACGAAACCACGCCTGAAACAATCGCCAATTTCTCCGCTGTCGCTTACTATTTCGGACGCAAACTCTATAAAAACCTTGATGTACCCATCGGATTAATCAACACTTCGTGGGGTGGTACCCGTATTGAACCATGGACACCACCTGCCGGTTTCGCCAGTGTTCCTACCCTTGAATCTATCTCCAAAGAGATTCAGGAGGCACACGAAACTTATCGCCAGCAGCTTCCACAGAAGATGAAGGATATTGAAGCGTGGATAGCCGAGACACGGAAAGCATTAGAAACAGAAGCACGCCTTACACAGATGCCTGATAATAGACACTCTTTGAGACACCAAGCGAGACCCACCGGGCTGTACAACGGTATGGTGCATCCGCTTGTCCCTTACGCTATACGCGGCGCACTCTGGTATCAAGGTGAGTCGAACCTTCGAGACGGTATGCTCTACCACGAGAAAATGAAAGCACTCATCAACGGATGGCGCGAGGTTTGGGGGCAAGGCGATTTTCCCTTCTATTTTGTTCAACTCGCGCCGTTCAATTACGGCGGGCGGAATGCCAGCCCATTTTTCCTGCCCCAAATTTGGGAGGCACAAACAGCAACATTGTCTGTTCCAAATACGGGCATGGCTGTAACAACGGACATCGGTAACCTCAGAGACATCCACCCGCGAAACAAGCAGGAGGTCGGGAGACGACTTGCGTTATGGGCACTTGCAAAGACATACGGCAGGGAAGATGTAACTTACTCCGGTCCACTCTACAAATCAATGGAGATAGCGGGAAACACAATTCGGCTCAGTTTCGACTCTGTGGGTAGTGGACTGATGGCACGAGACGAGAAACCTCTCACATGGTTTGAAATTGCAGGTGAAGACAAGCAATTCGTTGAAGCGCAAGCAATGATTGATAGCGACACGATCATCGTTTCCAGTGACACCGTTGCAAATCCGGTCGCAGTCCGATTCGGTTGGCATCAAAGTGCTGAACCCAATTTGGTAAACAAGGAAGGGCTACCTGCATCACCGTTTCGTACCCATCCGTGGTAATTGGCGGTTGGCGGATAGCAATTAGCGGTTAGCGAATTCCTAACGGCAAATAGCGGATTGCTGAGAGTGGAGTGCCCTGATTGCTAATAGCCGACGAAGGAGAAAAAAATGAAAATTACTGCTATTAAAACCTTTATGGCACGCTTTGGTAACCGACCCCGCGGACTCATCAAAGTAGAAACAGACGAAGGACTCTATGGCTGGGGTGAAGCCTACTCCACAGGTCCAGACCTGTCTGTTGAGCCTATTGCTGATTACATTTTTGAGATGATTCAGGGCGACGATCCGAGACGGATTGAGTATATCATGATGAAACTGCATCAGCAGTTCCGTTTTCCAGCCGGTGGTGCTGGACTTGCCGTCATTTCCGCTGTTGATCATGCCCTTTGGGACATCAGTGGGAAGGCAGCGGGTTTACCAGTCTACATGCTCCTCGGTGGGCATGCCCGGGATCGCATCCGTATCTACCGTGGCATCGGGGGTAGGGATGGCATTGAAGCCGCCGACCAAGCGCACAAACTCCATGAAGAGTGGGGGTTCACTGCGTTCAAGACCAGTCCTTATCAACTGGATCCCGATGCAAATCGGTGGGGACGCGTCTGCGATGCTGCTGCTACCTATTTTGAGCAGATTCGAGAGAATACACCGACAGAGTGGGAGTTTGCCTTCGATCCACACGCCAAGATCTTTGAACCGATTCGAGCACTGCAACTGGCAAATGCCCTCGCGCCTTACGATCCATATTTCTACGAGGAGCCACTCCGACCTGAACATATCCCCGCATGGTCACGCCTTCGTGCCCAGATGCAAGTCCCACTTGCAACGGGAGAGTCTCTCTATACGCGTTTTGAGTTTCTGGACCTCATTGCCGGACAGGGTGCCGACATCATTCAACCAGACATCTGTGTTTGTGGAGGATTGTTGGAGATGTGCAAGATCGCTGCGATCGCCGAGGCACACTATGTGAGCATTGCCCCACACAATCCGATGGGACCGCTGGCAACTGCAGTCAATGTTCACTTCGCCGCGGCAACCCCGAACTTCAAAATTTTGGAGTATCTCTTGCCGACTGAAACGGAATGGAACGACTGGGTAGATGAACCCTATCTACCAAAAGATGGCTATTTGGAGTTACGGAATCGCCCCGGCTTGGGTGTGGAGGTAAACGAAGCAGCTATCATGGATAACGAATACATCCATTGGCAACGCACCTGTCCCATCCGTCCAGATGGTTCAACAGGTTATATTTAGTTATTGGCTATTCCATTGATAGCCGATTGCTGGCTGCTATATACGCTTGTAGATGTTTCAACGCGCTTCCATTATCCATTACAGACCTTGCACGCGCGAGTGCCTCTTCCGGTTCTGGACAGATTCCCAACAGGTAGTCAACCATTGCTGTGTTCAGTAGGATCCTATCGTAGACAGGTCCTTTTTCACCCGATAGTGCTGCCACGCCTGCCTCCGCAAACGCTTGCGCGCTGACAATCTCTGGACGTGGACTTCGGGCATAGTTGAATCCGTAAATCTCCGGATTTATGTCCATCGCGAAGTCTTCACGGACACCCCTCACACGGCGAAAACCTTGCGAATAGTTGATTGCCATTCTGTCGGATGTAGAGGGTTTTCCGAGGCGCAGGGCATAATGACTCGATCCCTCTTCACCCTTCACAGCGACAGCGGCATCAAATCCGCGTTCCCACGCCAGTTGCAGGAGCGGTTTTTCGTAACCGATATGGTAGTAGCCGAGTACCATATAGTTTGCTTTTCGCGCTGAGAAGAACTGTTGTGCCTTCTCGGTTGCTGCCCAGGGTGGACGTTTCTTGATGTGCACCCGTAGTTCTCGTAAATCATAAGCAGCTGGGCAATACTCTCGCTGGCTGACATATCCGAAACCGACTGACTCGTCAGTAATTAGTGATGCCGTCTGCGTGAACGAGAGACATATGTTTGCACCGAGTGCTGTCAAAATAGCCTCTTCTGTTACACCATTTTTTGGTGGCATCGCGTCTACACCGTGAAGGAGTGATGCTTCGCCGAGTGCTGCACGCACGGCTGCGACAAAGAGGGTCGGACGAAAATAGCGTGTCGCGCCGTCGTAAGGCTGTCCGAAGTGGGTGAGTGAGGCAACATCAATCGGTTGGACGGCTTCCGGTCCGAAAAACGCATCAAGATAGCCGCGTACTTCCTGATATGTTTCGCGGTTCATCCGTTGTCCTATCAATGCAGCACCTTTAAGTGCTGGATTTACTTCGTCGCTAAGGATGGCTTCGCACATCTCACGGGTTTCAATGTGACTTAGATGTTTGGCGCGTAAAATCTTTTCCAATGCGTTCACGACAACTGCCTCTGTTGGGTTCCGTGGCGCGTATCCGTCATCGGGATTCATCAAATATTGGATCTCAGGTGGTAGTTGTTCTGTGAGTGCTGATTGATATTTACGGAATGCAGCTGCTTCCGCTGGGCTCCATTGTGTTGATTTCGGGAAATAGGCGCGGAGCGTCATCGCTGCGAAAAACGCGCCCATCTGTGCTGCTGATGCGGTCTCTGTTTCCGGCAGTCCGTCGGATATGGATTTCAGAATCGTTTCAAGGATCGGCTCTGGTTGCGGTGAATCTGAGGGGTTTATGCCTAACGGACGTGTCTGATGCGGTCCCGTGCAAACTCTCGCTTGTGCCTCAAGTAGGTCTGTGTTGGGTCCTGGATATACCGGCGTGTATGTATGAGGAGCAAAATCTTCCATTATTACAAGGTCCTCCAAGTTGACTTCAATCGTATTTTTGCAGTACATCTCTATTATACTCCATATAGGTGTTTAAAACAAATAGGTCTTACGAACCCTCATGGACATTTGAATTAAATACCTATCTATGCTATCATGCTGTAAACTCTGAGTGGAGCAGAAGATGAAAATAAAAGACATACAG
It includes:
- the thrC gene encoding threonine synthase, with product MEKVLGLRCRECDNTYPKEPLHVCEFCFGPLEVDYNYEEIQKSISRRSIENGPENLWRYADLLPIDGEPTDGDNTGFTPLIRATNLADALGVKELYIKDDSVCHPTLSFKDRVVAIALSKAKEFDFDTVSCASTGNLANAVAAHAAIAKLNCFLFIPADLEVGKVVASLVYAPTVVGITGTYDEVNRLCSEIGGVYPWAFVNINIRPFYAEGSKTLCFEVLEQLGWKAPAHIVAPAAGGSLITKIGKAIKEFHLLGLIDKPNTKIHVAQAEGCGPIVNTYKENGDFVKPVKPNTIAKSLAIGNPADGIYAVDTVRNSGGVGEHATDPEIVEAIKLLAATEGIFTETAGGVTLAATKKLIDSGHIGRDESIVIAITGNGLKTIEALQDKTDKPYTIPPQLNAFRKLMTEID
- a CDS encoding AAA family ATPase; the protein is METLQGILERIVYENPDTGYTVGRLSARDHVELITVVGNLASVNPGESLLLQGEWVDNAKYGRQFQIEKYETILPANVVGLRKYLGSGLIKGIGPKMATRIVQKFGMDTMDIIEHAPEKLARIPGIGRHRVKIIKEAWEAQREIKNVMLFLQSHDVSTTHAAKIYKTYENDAIAVVTENPYRLADDIYGIGFVTADTIAQKLGIDKDAPHRVQAGIKYVLSQKADEGHVFQHHNELVEACQTMLEQEAEAIEDGIHVLTQKEEVMVPDFTDPMHANEQVNVGEPQEGYEISNQESSGQQDSGQQEDFRADTAVLQPTPDSRQPMVSDSHSAIYLAPFYYAELGVANQFLRLLSNEGQDLSYRDTKALSFTTDAVLTELEQEMGLRFAPQQREAIRTAMTARAMILTGGPGTGKTTTTVGMIRLFESQGRHITLTAPTGRAAKRLSETTGGEAKTIHRLLEFSPQNNGFKRNRQNPLDTDVVIVDETSMVDLVLMNRLMQAIRPSTTLILIGDVDQLPSVGAGNVLKSLIDSQKIPVIKLTEIFRQAQESMIVMNAHRINKGDFPELTGEADRNFFFIEEEDPDEIVELICSLISDRLPQHYDYHPIDDIQLLCPMRRGALGTESLNKRLQEVLNLEYTAPATIHPLEKARFGPRASKQVSQFSGRSRTAGGFRIGDKVMQVRNNYDYDVFNGDIGRVVAIEHIDKKVRIQFPDKQVAYDTADLGELVLAYATTIHKAQGSEYPAVVIPLHTQHYLMLQRNLLYTGITRAKERVVIVGTKQALAICIRNNQVMERNTYLAERLQ
- a CDS encoding 9-O-acetylesterase produces the protein MKRITLSLIGFLLLFTQPFVHAEVTLPRVIGSNMVLQRDMEVPIWGWASAGEEITITFSAEDERNESLFSTTAVADTGGNWRIKLPAMAAGGPYILKVSSSNTLELTNILFGEVWVCSGQSNMQWSVSASKDSEAEIAAANYPNIRLFYVPRVPSGLLQNDVEADWDETTPETIANFSAVAYYFGRKLYKNLDVPIGLINTSWGGTRIEPWTPPAGFASVPTLESISKEIQEAHETYRQQLPQKMKDIEAWIAETRKALETEARLTQMPDNRHSLRHQARPTGLYNGMVHPLVPYAIRGALWYQGESNLRDGMLYHEKMKALINGWREVWGQGDFPFYFVQLAPFNYGGRNASPFFLPQIWEAQTATLSVPNTGMAVTTDIGNLRDIHPRNKQEVGRRLALWALAKTYGREDVTYSGPLYKSMEIAGNTIRLSFDSVGSGLMARDEKPLTWFEIAGEDKQFVEAQAMIDSDTIIVSSDTVANPVAVRFGWHQSAEPNLVNKEGLPASPFRTHPW
- a CDS encoding mandelate racemase/muconate lactonizing enzyme family protein, encoding MKITAIKTFMARFGNRPRGLIKVETDEGLYGWGEAYSTGPDLSVEPIADYIFEMIQGDDPRRIEYIMMKLHQQFRFPAGGAGLAVISAVDHALWDISGKAAGLPVYMLLGGHARDRIRIYRGIGGRDGIEAADQAHKLHEEWGFTAFKTSPYQLDPDANRWGRVCDAAATYFEQIRENTPTEWEFAFDPHAKIFEPIRALQLANALAPYDPYFYEEPLRPEHIPAWSRLRAQMQVPLATGESLYTRFEFLDLIAGQGADIIQPDICVCGGLLEMCKIAAIAEAHYVSIAPHNPMGPLATAVNVHFAAATPNFKILEYLLPTETEWNDWVDEPYLPKDGYLELRNRPGLGVEVNEAAIMDNEYIHWQRTCPIRPDGSTGYI
- a CDS encoding Uma2 family endonuclease, coding for MTQQEIHEVEQGIRPPESIKMTLEEFLEYDVEGYEYANGELVPMAPPSREHGEISINIIRYLDAHVYQNKLGRLYTAETTFQVRERTVKPDVAFVSTDRLTGDKTKGFSIPPDLAVEVVSPSDVQSRIAEKALAYLKAGTPLVWVLEPVTKTVTVYRSETDIETLTREDTLTGEDVVTGFSCLVAHLFE